The sequence AAAAATTTCCCCGATCCCTTCAAAAGACAAACGCTACACCGAGCACTGCACCAACCCGCGGTGCCGGAAACCCATGATGCTCTTCATGCGCTATTGTCCCTACTGCCACAAAAAAGTGGCGCGCCCGTGGCATCATCCGTCCCTTCCTGATAATTGCCCGTCCTGCAGATGGAGCGTGGCAAAAGATTATTGGGATTATTGCGCGTGGTGTGGGTCAAGTTTGATCAGAAAGTAATGGCACCATTCTGGTCAAGTTTTGGCTTTTGCGATTTGGAAGAGTGTGGTAAAAATTCTCCCCTATTTATGAAACGTTCTGTTTTGTGGTTTATTCTTGTTTTAAGTATTGTCGGT is a genomic window of Deltaproteobacteria bacterium containing:
- a CDS encoding zinc ribbon domain-containing protein produces the protein KISPIPSKDKRYTEHCTNPRCRKPMMLFMRYCPYCHKKVARPWHHPSLPDNCPSCRWSVAKDYWDYCAWCGSSLIRK